In Pseudomonas sp. MM213, a genomic segment contains:
- a CDS encoding TIGR00730 family Rossman fold protein: MPYQPNDLLSRHFEESGHDLISKVEEQLNLVSPNSPNIPIYRDMILTVLRMAQDDHNRWNAKITLQALRELEHAFRVLEQFRGRRKVTVFGSARTPIEHPLYGLARELGAALARSDLMVITGAGGGIMAAAHEGAGLEHSLGFNITLPFEQHANPTVNGTTNLLPFHFFFTRKLFFVKEADALVLCPGGFGTLDEALEVLTLIQTGKSPLVPVVLLDAPGGTFWQGALDFIRNQLEENRYILPTDMKLVSLVYSAEEAVEQINQFYSNFHSSRWLKHQFVIRMNHKLSDAALEHMQQAFADLCLSDHFHQHAYSGEEHDEPQFSHLARLAFTFNARDHGRLRELVDYINLPENWAQSKPQAQQRTREPSKVT, encoded by the coding sequence ATGCCTTACCAACCGAATGACCTCCTCAGCCGTCATTTCGAAGAAAGCGGCCACGACCTCATCAGCAAGGTCGAAGAGCAACTCAACCTGGTTTCACCCAACAGCCCGAATATCCCGATCTACCGCGACATGATTCTGACCGTGCTGCGCATGGCCCAGGACGATCACAACCGCTGGAATGCCAAGATCACCCTGCAAGCCCTGCGCGAACTCGAACACGCCTTCCGTGTGCTCGAACAGTTCCGGGGCCGGCGCAAAGTCACGGTATTCGGCTCGGCCCGCACACCGATAGAACACCCGTTGTATGGCCTGGCCAGAGAACTCGGCGCCGCACTGGCACGCTCCGACCTGATGGTGATCACCGGCGCAGGCGGCGGCATCATGGCGGCCGCCCACGAAGGTGCCGGCCTTGAACACAGCCTGGGATTCAACATCACCCTGCCCTTCGAGCAGCATGCGAATCCCACCGTGAACGGCACCACCAACTTGCTGCCGTTCCACTTTTTCTTTACCCGCAAGCTGTTCTTCGTCAAGGAAGCCGATGCGCTGGTCTTGTGCCCTGGCGGTTTCGGCACCCTTGATGAAGCGCTGGAAGTGCTGACACTGATTCAAACCGGTAAAAGCCCGCTGGTACCGGTGGTGTTGCTGGACGCTCCAGGTGGCACGTTCTGGCAAGGCGCACTGGACTTCATCCGCAATCAACTGGAGGAGAACCGCTACATCCTGCCGACCGACATGAAGCTGGTGAGCCTGGTCTACAGCGCCGAGGAAGCGGTGGAGCAGATCAATCAGTTCTACAGCAACTTCCACTCCAGCCGCTGGCTCAAGCATCAATTCGTGATCCGCATGAACCACAAGCTCAGTGACGCGGCGCTCGAACACATGCAACAAGCGTTCGCCGACCTGTGCCTGAGCGATCACTTCCATCAGCATGCCTACAGCGGCGAGGAGCACGACGAACCGCAGTTCAGCCACCTCGCTCGCCTGGCCTTCACCTTTAACGCCCGTGATCATGGACGACTGCGCGAACTGGTGGACTACATCAACCTGCCGGAAAACTGGGCGCAGTCCAAACCCCAGGCGCAACAACGCACGCGGGAACCGTCAAAGGTTACGTGA
- a CDS encoding PA3611 family quorum-sensing-regulated virulence factor yields the protein MLRLIVPTAAILLASSFSAQAASLSEQNLNRELRNVAAQSSVGTPRAINEDILDQGYTAEGNVLINHLSVQSSHANKMRADPKAVYFQLGASVCRNEGFRKLMKKGAIMRYDFTEVKTNRAVGSASFEESDCPKATPPAKKK from the coding sequence ATGCTGCGCCTTATCGTTCCCACCGCTGCCATCCTGCTGGCGTCGTCCTTCAGCGCTCAGGCTGCGTCCTTGAGTGAGCAGAATCTCAACAGAGAGCTGCGAAACGTCGCCGCACAAAGCAGCGTCGGCACGCCACGGGCGATCAACGAAGACATTCTCGATCAGGGCTACACCGCCGAAGGCAATGTTCTGATCAACCACTTGAGCGTGCAAAGCAGCCACGCCAACAAGATGCGGGCAGATCCGAAAGCGGTGTACTTCCAGCTTGGCGCCTCCGTCTGCAGAAACGAGGGGTTCCGCAAGCTGATGAAGAAGGGCGCGATCATGCGTTACGACTTTACCGAGGTGAAAACCAATCGCGCGGTCGGCTCCGCCAGCTTCGAGGAATCGGATTGCCCGAAAGCCACGCCGCCGGCAAAGAAAAAGTAA
- a CDS encoding tRNA-uridine aminocarboxypropyltransferase, whose protein sequence is MNHAPNAVARLRDQREEEGIKPIQARGWRATRCRACRVIESHCLCAWRPQVETRSGVCLIMTNKEVFKPSNTGWLIADVVRDNHAFIWSRTETDPQLLALLADPQWQPYLVFPGEYVAPERVTNTVEVDSSKRPLFILLDATWTEARKIFRKSPYFETLPILSLLPEKLSRYRLRRSTRSEHLCTAEVAALCLDLAGDVEAASALDAYFDVFSQHYLDAKHQLEMNVATPAHAELMPFVPKTAVVTA, encoded by the coding sequence ATGAACCACGCCCCCAACGCCGTAGCCCGCTTGCGCGACCAGCGCGAAGAGGAGGGCATCAAGCCGATTCAGGCCCGAGGCTGGAGGGCGACGCGTTGCCGTGCCTGCCGCGTGATCGAGAGCCATTGCCTGTGTGCCTGGCGTCCGCAGGTCGAGACCCGCTCGGGCGTGTGCCTGATCATGACCAACAAGGAAGTGTTCAAGCCGAGTAACACGGGGTGGCTGATCGCTGACGTAGTGCGCGACAACCATGCGTTCATCTGGTCGCGCACGGAAACCGACCCGCAGCTGCTGGCGTTGCTCGCCGACCCGCAATGGCAACCGTATCTGGTGTTTCCGGGCGAGTACGTCGCGCCTGAGCGCGTGACCAACACCGTCGAGGTGGATAGCAGCAAGCGACCGCTGTTCATTCTGCTGGACGCGACCTGGACCGAAGCCCGGAAGATTTTCCGCAAAAGCCCGTATTTTGAAACATTGCCGATCCTGAGCCTGCTGCCCGAGAAACTGTCGCGCTATCGTCTGCGCCGCTCGACCCGCAGCGAGCATTTGTGCACGGCGGAAGTGGCGGCGCTTTGCCTTGATCTGGCAGGCGATGTCGAAGCTGCATCGGCACTGGACGCTTATTTCGACGTGTTCAGCCAACATTACCTCGACGCCAAGCATCAGCTGGAAATGAACGTCGCAACACCGGCACATGCCGAGCTGATGCCTTTCGTACCGAAAACGGCCGTCGTCACGGCCTGA
- the erdR gene encoding response regulator transcription factor ErdR, with the protein MATYEILIADDHPLFRSALHQALTLGLGPEVRLVEVASIAELETRLDEKSDWDLVLLDLNMPGAYGFSGLVLLRGQYPQIPVVMVSAQEEASIMVKSREFGASGFIPKSSDLSVIQKAVRSVLDGDVFWPPQAFEAVSVSDEAKAASEGLASLTPQQFRVLTMVCEGLLNKQIAYELSVSEATIKAHVTAIFRKLNVRTRTQAALLLQQLESISSH; encoded by the coding sequence ATGGCCACATACGAAATCCTGATTGCCGATGACCACCCACTCTTTCGTAGCGCCTTGCATCAAGCGTTGACCCTGGGCCTTGGCCCGGAAGTCCGTCTGGTGGAAGTGGCGAGCATCGCCGAGCTGGAAACCCGCCTCGACGAAAAATCCGACTGGGACCTGGTGTTACTGGACCTGAACATGCCGGGTGCCTACGGTTTTTCCGGGCTGGTGCTGCTGCGTGGTCAGTACCCGCAAATTCCGGTGGTGATGGTGTCGGCCCAGGAAGAAGCCTCGATCATGGTCAAGTCCCGTGAGTTCGGTGCCAGCGGCTTCATTCCTAAATCGAGTGACCTGAGCGTGATCCAGAAAGCCGTGCGTTCGGTACTGGATGGCGATGTGTTCTGGCCGCCTCAGGCGTTCGAGGCGGTCAGCGTTTCCGATGAAGCCAAGGCCGCCAGTGAAGGCCTCGCCAGCCTGACACCGCAGCAGTTCCGGGTGCTGACCATGGTCTGCGAAGGGTTGCTGAATAAGCAAATTGCCTACGAACTGAGCGTGTCCGAAGCGACGATCAAAGCCCACGTCACGGCGATTTTCCGTAAGCTGAATGTACGGACCCGAACCCAGGCGGCGTTGCTCCTGCAACAACTTGAGTCAATTTCAAGCCACTGA
- a CDS encoding diacylglycerol kinase has product MSPFKGQTGLKRILNASGYSLDGLRAAFTGEAAFRQLVLLNVILIPISFFLNVSRVEQALLIAVCLLALIVELLNSAVEAAIDRISLELHPLSKNAKDMGSAAQLVALTMIALVWAVILL; this is encoded by the coding sequence ATGTCCCCTTTCAAAGGCCAGACCGGCCTGAAACGCATCCTCAACGCCTCCGGTTACTCGCTGGACGGCCTGCGCGCAGCCTTCACCGGCGAAGCGGCCTTTCGGCAACTGGTGTTGCTCAATGTCATCCTGATTCCGATTTCGTTCTTTTTGAACGTCAGCCGCGTCGAGCAGGCGCTGTTGATAGCCGTCTGCTTGTTGGCGTTGATCGTCGAGTTGCTCAATTCAGCGGTGGAAGCGGCCATCGACCGCATCTCCCTGGAACTGCACCCACTGTCCAAGAACGCCAAGGACATGGGCAGCGCCGCGCAGCTGGTGGCGTTGACCATGATCGCGCTGGTGTGGGCGGTGATCCTGCTTTAA
- a CDS encoding LysR family transcriptional regulator gives MRFTLRQLQVFVAVAQQESVSRAAGLLNLSQSAASTSITELERQSSCQLFDRAGKRLSLNALGKQLLPQAVALLDQAKEIEDLLNGKSGFGSLAVGATLTIGNYLATLLIGSFMQRHPESQVKLHVQNTANIVQQVAHYEIDLGLIEGDCSHPDIEVQSWVEDELVVFCAPQHPLALRGTATMEELSHEAWILREQGSGTRLTFDQAMRHHRSALNIRLELEHTEAIKRAVESGLGIGCISRLALRDAFRRGSLVPVETPDLDLARQFYFIWHKQKFQTPAMREFLDLCRAFTAGVQRSDEIVLPTIA, from the coding sequence ATGCGATTTACTCTCCGTCAACTTCAAGTCTTCGTCGCCGTCGCCCAGCAGGAAAGCGTATCCCGTGCTGCGGGCCTGCTCAACCTGTCGCAATCGGCGGCAAGCACCTCGATCACCGAACTGGAGCGCCAGTCCAGCTGCCAGCTGTTCGACCGCGCCGGTAAACGGCTGAGCCTCAACGCCCTCGGCAAGCAATTGTTGCCGCAAGCGGTGGCGTTGCTCGACCAGGCCAAGGAAATCGAAGACCTGCTCAACGGCAAATCCGGTTTCGGCTCGCTGGCGGTCGGCGCGACCCTCACGATCGGCAACTACCTGGCCACGCTGCTGATCGGCAGCTTCATGCAGCGCCACCCGGAAAGCCAGGTGAAGCTGCACGTGCAAAACACTGCCAACATCGTGCAACAAGTTGCGCATTATGAAATTGATCTGGGTCTAATCGAAGGCGACTGCAGCCATCCGGACATCGAAGTGCAGAGTTGGGTCGAGGATGAGCTGGTGGTGTTCTGCGCGCCACAGCATCCGCTGGCCCTGCGCGGCACGGCGACCATGGAAGAACTGAGCCACGAGGCGTGGATTCTGCGTGAGCAAGGCTCGGGCACGCGCCTGACCTTTGACCAGGCCATGCGTCATCATCGCAGCGCGTTGAATATCCGCCTGGAGCTGGAACACACCGAAGCGATCAAGCGCGCGGTGGAATCAGGATTGGGGATTGGCTGCATTTCACGGCTGGCACTGCGCGACGCGTTTCGCCGCGGCAGCCTGGTGCCGGTAGAGACGCCGGATCTCGATCTGGCGCGGCAGTTCTATTTCATCTGGCACAAACAGAAATTTCAGACTCCGGCGATGCGCGAATTCCTCGACCTGTGCCGCGCTTTCACCGCCGGGGTTCAGCGCAGCGACGAGATCGTGCTGCCCACCATCGCTTAA
- the fpr gene encoding ferredoxin-NADP reductase, which translates to MSNMNHERVLSVHHWNDTLFSFKCTRDPGLRFENGQFVMIGLQQPNGRPLMRAYSIASPNWEEHLEFFSIKVPDGPLTSQLQHLKEGDEIIISKKPTGTLVLDDLKPGKHLYLLSTGTGLAPFMSVIQDPETYERFEKVILCHGVRYVNEVAYREFITEHLPQNEFFGEALRDKLIYYPTVTREPFENEGRLTDLMRSGKLFSDIGLPPINPQDDRAMLCGSPSMLDETSEVLNSFGLKVSPRMREPGDYLIERAFVEK; encoded by the coding sequence ATGAGCAACATGAACCACGAGCGTGTCCTCAGTGTTCACCACTGGAACGACACTCTGTTCAGCTTCAAGTGCACCCGCGATCCGGGCCTGCGCTTCGAGAACGGTCAGTTCGTGATGATCGGCCTGCAACAGCCCAACGGCCGGCCTCTCATGCGCGCTTACTCGATTGCCAGCCCGAACTGGGAAGAGCATCTCGAGTTCTTCAGCATCAAGGTGCCTGATGGCCCGCTGACTTCCCAGTTGCAGCACCTGAAGGAAGGCGACGAGATCATCATCAGCAAGAAGCCTACCGGCACGCTGGTACTGGACGACTTGAAGCCTGGCAAACATTTGTACCTGCTCAGCACCGGTACCGGTCTGGCGCCGTTCATGAGCGTCATCCAGGACCCGGAAACCTACGAGCGTTTCGAAAAAGTGATCCTGTGCCACGGCGTACGTTACGTCAACGAAGTCGCCTACCGCGAATTCATCACCGAGCACCTGCCGCAGAACGAATTCTTCGGCGAGGCCCTGCGTGACAAGTTGATCTACTACCCGACCGTGACCCGCGAGCCGTTCGAGAACGAAGGCCGCCTGACCGACCTGATGCGCAGCGGCAAGCTGTTCAGCGACATCGGTCTGCCACCGATCAACCCGCAGGACGACCGCGCCATGCTGTGCGGCAGCCCGAGCATGCTCGACGAAACCAGCGAAGTGCTGAACAGCTTCGGCCTGAAAGTTTCGCCGCGGATGCGCGAGCCGGGTGATTACCTGATCGAGCGTGCGTTCGTCGAGAAATAA
- the tsaA gene encoding tRNA (N6-threonylcarbamoyladenosine(37)-N6)-methyltransferase TrmO: protein MTYSVSPIGFVRSCFKEKFAIPRQPQLAPAARGVLELVAPFDQGDAVQGLEQVSHVWLLFLFHQALEEKPRLKVRPPRLGGNKSMGVFATRATHRPNGIGQSVVKLDKVEANRLWISGIDLLDGTPILDIKPYVPYADIIDTASNSIASAAPQLIPVQWTDSALQQAHGHAQRLEEPLVELVEQCLAQDPRPAYQTPAPEREYGAQFWDVDVRWHYPEAGMIRVLEVISAKV from the coding sequence ATGACCTACAGCGTTTCCCCCATCGGCTTCGTGCGCTCCTGTTTCAAGGAGAAGTTCGCCATCCCGCGCCAGCCGCAACTGGCACCCGCCGCTCGCGGCGTGCTGGAACTGGTGGCGCCGTTCGATCAGGGCGACGCAGTGCAGGGTCTGGAGCAGGTCAGCCACGTCTGGCTGCTGTTCCTGTTCCATCAGGCCCTGGAAGAAAAACCACGCCTGAAAGTCCGCCCGCCTCGCCTCGGCGGCAACAAATCCATGGGCGTGTTCGCCACCCGCGCGACGCACCGGCCCAACGGCATCGGCCAATCCGTGGTGAAGCTGGACAAGGTCGAGGCCAATCGCCTGTGGATATCCGGCATCGACTTGCTGGATGGCACACCGATTCTCGACATCAAACCTTACGTGCCTTATGCCGACATCATCGACACGGCGTCCAATAGCATCGCCAGCGCTGCGCCGCAGCTGATTCCCGTGCAGTGGACGGACTCGGCGTTGCAACAGGCGCATGGGCACGCTCAGCGTCTTGAAGAGCCTTTGGTAGAGCTGGTTGAACAGTGTTTGGCGCAAGATCCGCGGCCGGCTTATCAGACGCCCGCGCCTGAGCGGGAATATGGCGCGCAATTCTGGGATGTGGATGTGCGCTGGCACTATCCCGAAGCAGGCATGATCCGCGTTCTCGAAGTCATTTCGGCGAAGGTCTGA
- a CDS encoding SDR family oxidoreductase codes for MHPYFSLQGRTALVTGGTRGIGKMIAKAYIEAGATVYVCARDAEACQQTADELSAFGTCHAVAANLATEEGVLQLVTGLAEQITHLDILVNNAGTTWGAPLESYPVKGWEKVMQLNVTSVFNCIQQFLPLLRKAGSEANPARIINIGSVAGISSFGEQAYAYGPSKAALHQLSRILARELVSQHINVNVIAPGRFPSKMTQHIGNDEQALAEDTALIPMKRWGREEEMAALAISLASTAGAYMTGNIIPLDGGFSL; via the coding sequence ATGCACCCGTACTTTTCCCTGCAAGGCCGCACCGCTCTGGTGACCGGCGGCACCCGTGGTATCGGCAAAATGATCGCCAAGGCCTATATCGAGGCCGGCGCCACCGTGTACGTCTGCGCGCGCGATGCCGAAGCGTGTCAGCAAACGGCTGACGAGTTGAGCGCCTTCGGAACGTGCCACGCGGTGGCCGCCAACCTGGCCACTGAAGAAGGTGTACTGCAACTGGTCACGGGGTTGGCCGAGCAGATCACCCATCTGGATATCCTGGTGAACAACGCCGGCACCACGTGGGGCGCGCCGTTGGAGAGCTATCCGGTCAAGGGCTGGGAAAAGGTCATGCAGCTCAACGTGACGTCCGTGTTCAACTGCATCCAGCAGTTCTTGCCGCTGCTGCGCAAGGCCGGGTCAGAAGCCAATCCGGCGCGGATCATCAACATCGGCTCGGTGGCGGGGATTTCTTCCTTCGGCGAGCAGGCTTATGCCTACGGGCCGAGCAAGGCTGCCCTGCATCAACTGTCGCGGATTCTGGCGCGGGAACTGGTGAGCCAGCACATCAACGTCAATGTGATCGCGCCGGGGCGCTTTCCGAGCAAGATGACCCAGCACATCGGGAACGATGAGCAGGCGTTGGCGGAGGATACGGCGTTGATTCCGATGAAGCGCTGGGGCCGGGAGGAAGAGATGGCGGCGTTGGCGATCAGCCTGGCGAGTACGGCCGGGGCGTATATGACCGGGAATATCATTCCTCTTGATGGTGGCTTCAGTCTCTAG
- a CDS encoding DUF1456 family protein, which translates to MIHNDVLRSVRYMLDISDKKVIEIIKLGGMDVSLEALLTYLDKKEEDEEGFVRCPDEVMAHFLDGLVIFKRGKDESRPPQPIEVPVTNNIILKKLRVAFELKEDDMHAILKAAEFPVSKPELSALFRKFGHTNYRPCGDQLLRNFLKGLTLRVRPQ; encoded by the coding sequence ATGATTCATAACGACGTACTGCGCAGCGTGCGCTACATGCTCGACATCAGCGACAAGAAAGTCATCGAGATCATCAAGCTCGGCGGCATGGACGTGTCCCTGGAAGCCCTGCTGACCTACCTCGACAAGAAAGAAGAGGACGAGGAAGGCTTCGTACGCTGCCCGGACGAGGTCATGGCGCATTTCCTCGACGGCCTGGTGATCTTCAAGCGCGGCAAGGACGAAAGCCGTCCGCCGCAGCCAATCGAAGTGCCGGTGACCAACAACATCATCTTGAAAAAACTGCGCGTGGCCTTCGAGCTGAAAGAAGACGACATGCACGCGATCCTCAAGGCCGCCGAGTTCCCGGTGTCCAAGCCTGAGCTGAGCGCGCTGTTCCGCAAGTTCGGCCACACCAATTATCGCCCGTGCGGCGACCAGTTGCTGCGCAACTTCCTCAAGGGCCTGACCCTGCGCGTTCGCCCGCAGTAA
- a CDS encoding rRNA pseudouridine synthase, translating into MTDPIRLSKRLIELVGCSRREAELFIEGGWVTVDGEVIDEPQFKVDTQKVELDPEAKATAPEPVTILFNVPAGMDADTAMATISAETLSEEHRFSKRPLKGHFQRLTASTDLQANASGLLVFTQDWKILRKLTADSAKIEQEYVVEVEGEMVAHGLNRLNHGLTYKGKELPPVKASWQNENRLRFAMKNPQPGVIALFCQAVGLKVVAIRRIRIGGVSIGKVPLGQWRYLSGKEKF; encoded by the coding sequence ATGACTGACCCGATACGTCTCTCCAAACGCCTCATCGAACTCGTCGGCTGTTCCCGTCGGGAGGCTGAGCTGTTCATCGAGGGCGGCTGGGTCACCGTGGACGGCGAAGTCATCGACGAGCCGCAGTTCAAGGTCGACACTCAGAAAGTCGAGCTCGACCCGGAGGCCAAGGCCACCGCACCAGAGCCGGTAACCATCCTGTTCAACGTGCCGGCTGGCATGGACGCGGACACCGCGATGGCCACCATCAGCGCCGAAACCCTGAGCGAAGAACATCGCTTCAGCAAACGTCCACTCAAGGGCCATTTCCAGCGCCTGACCGCCAGCACCGACCTGCAGGCCAACGCCAGCGGTCTGCTGGTGTTCACCCAGGACTGGAAGATCCTGCGCAAACTCACCGCCGACTCCGCGAAAATCGAACAAGAGTATGTGGTCGAGGTTGAAGGCGAGATGGTGGCTCACGGCCTCAACCGCCTGAACCATGGCCTCACCTACAAGGGCAAGGAACTGCCGCCGGTCAAGGCCAGCTGGCAGAACGAAAACCGCCTGCGTTTTGCGATGAAGAACCCACAACCGGGCGTGATTGCCCTGTTCTGCCAGGCCGTCGGCCTGAAGGTCGTCGCTATCCGCCGCATCCGCATCGGCGGCGTGTCCATCGGCAAAGTGCCGTTGGGCCAATGGCGCTACCTGTCCGGCAAAGAGAAGTTCTAA
- a CDS encoding GNAT family N-acetyltransferase — protein MRQHSVIHTPKQSDYQELTRIWEDSVRATHDFLPDSYIELLKNLVLTRYLDAVMLICTKDSRQRITGFAGVAAGKVEMLFIDPAHRGQGLGKQLLRYAMEHLNADELDVNEQNPQALGFYFKQGFEVIGRTEHDGMGQPYPLLHMRLRQTRQQSSNG, from the coding sequence ATGCGCCAACATTCGGTCATCCACACGCCGAAACAGAGCGACTACCAGGAACTGACTCGGATCTGGGAAGACTCGGTGCGCGCCACCCATGACTTTCTGCCGGACAGTTACATCGAACTGCTGAAGAATCTGGTGCTGACGCGCTACCTCGACGCGGTGATGCTGATCTGCACCAAAGACTCGCGCCAGCGCATCACCGGGTTCGCCGGCGTGGCAGCGGGCAAAGTTGAAATGCTCTTCATCGACCCGGCCCACCGTGGCCAGGGCCTGGGCAAGCAGTTGCTGCGTTATGCCATGGAACACCTGAACGCCGATGAACTGGACGTCAATGAACAGAACCCGCAGGCGCTGGGGTTCTACTTCAAACAGGGCTTCGAGGTGATCGGCCGCACCGAGCATGACGGCATGGGGCAGCCTTATCCGTTGTTGCATATGCGGCTGCGCCAAACCCGGCAACAGTCGAGCAACGGCTGA
- the rimO gene encoding 30S ribosomal protein S12 methylthiotransferase RimO gives MSTTPAPANPKVGFVSLGCPKALVDSERILTQLRMEGYDVVSTYQDADVVVVNTCGFIDSAKAESLEVIGEAIKENGKVIVTGCMGVEEGNIRNVHPSVLAVTGPQQYEQVVNAVHDVVPPRQDHNPLIDLVPPQGIKLTPRHYAYLKISEGCNHSCSFCIIPSMRGKLVSRPVGDVLDEAQRLVKAGVKELLVISQDTSAYGVDVKYRTGFWNGAPVKTRMTELCEALSTLGVWVRLHYVYPYPHVDELIPLMAAGKILPYLDIPFQHASPKVLKSMKRPAFEDKTLARIKNWREICPDLIIRSTFIVGFPGETEEDFQYLLNWLTEAQLDRVGCFQYSPVEGAPANDLDLDIVPDDVKQDRWDRFMAHQQAISSARLQMRVGREIEVLVDEVDEQGAVGRCFFDAPEIDGNVFIDNGSNLKPGDKVWCKVTDADEYDLWAEQI, from the coding sequence ATGTCCACCACTCCTGCGCCGGCCAATCCAAAGGTTGGCTTCGTATCCCTGGGTTGCCCCAAAGCACTGGTCGACTCCGAGCGCATCCTTACCCAGCTGCGCATGGAAGGTTATGACGTTGTGTCCACTTATCAGGACGCCGATGTCGTGGTGGTCAACACCTGCGGTTTCATCGACTCGGCCAAGGCAGAATCTTTGGAAGTGATCGGCGAAGCCATCAAGGAAAACGGCAAGGTCATCGTGACCGGCTGCATGGGCGTCGAAGAAGGCAACATCCGCAACGTACACCCGAGCGTGCTGGCCGTGACCGGTCCGCAGCAGTACGAGCAAGTGGTCAACGCCGTGCACGACGTCGTGCCGCCGCGTCAGGATCACAACCCGCTGATCGACCTGGTGCCGCCGCAAGGCATCAAGCTGACCCCGCGCCACTACGCGTACCTGAAGATTTCCGAAGGCTGCAACCACAGCTGCAGCTTCTGCATCATCCCGTCGATGCGCGGCAAGCTGGTCAGCCGTCCGGTCGGTGACGTGCTCGACGAGGCCCAGCGCCTGGTCAAGGCCGGCGTCAAAGAGCTGTTGGTGATTTCGCAAGACACCAGCGCCTACGGCGTCGACGTGAAGTACCGCACCGGTTTCTGGAATGGCGCGCCGGTGAAAACCCGCATGACCGAACTCTGCGAAGCCCTGAGCACCCTCGGCGTCTGGGTTCGCTTGCACTACGTTTACCCGTACCCGCACGTCGACGAGCTGATCCCGCTGATGGCCGCCGGCAAGATCCTGCCGTACCTGGACATCCCGTTCCAGCACGCCAGCCCGAAAGTCCTGAAATCGATGAAACGCCCGGCGTTCGAAGACAAGACCCTGGCGCGCATCAAGAACTGGCGCGAGATCTGCCCGGACCTGATCATCCGTTCGACCTTCATCGTCGGCTTCCCGGGCGAAACCGAAGAAGACTTCCAGTACCTGCTGAACTGGCTGACCGAAGCCCAGCTCGACCGCGTCGGCTGCTTCCAGTACTCGCCGGTCGAAGGCGCACCGGCCAACGACCTGGACCTGGACATCGTCCCGGACGACGTCAAGCAAGACCGTTGGGACCGCTTCATGGCGCACCAGCAAGCCATCAGCTCGGCACGTCTGCAAATGCGCGTCGGCCGTGAAATCGAAGTGCTGGTCGATGAAGTCGACGAGCAAGGCGCGGTTGGCCGCTGCTTCTTCGACGCCCCGGAAATCGACGGTAACGTGTTCATCGACAACGGCAGCAACCTGAAACCGGGCGACAAAGTCTGGTGCAAGGTTACCGACGCCGACGAATACGACTTGTGGGCTGAACAGATCTAA